In the genome of Solibacillus silvestris, one region contains:
- a CDS encoding sporulation protein → MKKFAYLLGLFVVILAFVSFDLFTQNKDLERAVYATQSRDLSAATEKLSTLHTTVEQSLLFKDEKALNNELDSIWRMSSDLRKTVANLPIQAEVQNEWMRYLGKIGDNAKQAAATGDYENWRNKMGTVASNLHSFAEEWNIATVAFYENDGNLKKWSTNQTTNLKDSPFMNVSKQLKTYNETDFPLTASESDYEKKRELQHLKDKKITKNEAIQKFKNFFPNIDDSIVTVTKSSDDAPYPFYHIQFIHGSKIGYADITESGGHLLSFLLERPVKKDARSHEEILNTAKSFMNKVGYTDVKLSESRENHEAWHLVFTRVHGDDEALIYPDSIQVKIAKDNAEILGVNAMEYIQEEKIKEQSEVPIDWDKFFADHVGVEQVQKIYTGNGNLELRKCYEVIARLDNKTQDTYRVVIDAETHEVIKNEKVF, encoded by the coding sequence ATGAAAAAATTTGCATATTTATTAGGTTTATTTGTTGTTATATTAGCCTTTGTATCCTTTGATTTATTTACACAGAATAAAGATTTGGAGCGAGCTGTTTATGCTACCCAATCAAGGGATCTCTCGGCAGCGACTGAAAAGTTATCGACATTGCATACAACAGTGGAACAATCTTTACTCTTTAAGGATGAAAAAGCATTAAATAATGAATTGGATTCCATTTGGCGGATGAGCAGTGATTTAAGAAAAACTGTTGCGAATTTGCCGATCCAGGCAGAAGTTCAAAATGAATGGATGCGTTATTTAGGGAAAATCGGTGATAATGCAAAACAAGCGGCTGCTACGGGAGACTACGAAAACTGGCGCAATAAAATGGGAACGGTTGCTTCCAATTTACATTCTTTCGCAGAGGAATGGAATATTGCCACAGTCGCATTTTATGAAAATGATGGTAATTTAAAAAAATGGTCAACGAATCAAACGACCAATCTTAAAGATTCACCATTTATGAACGTATCAAAACAATTGAAAACATATAATGAAACCGATTTTCCATTAACGGCGAGTGAATCGGACTATGAAAAAAAGCGTGAATTACAGCATTTAAAAGATAAAAAAATTACGAAAAACGAAGCCATTCAAAAATTTAAAAACTTCTTCCCGAATATCGACGATTCGATTGTAACGGTTACGAAAAGCAGTGATGATGCACCATACCCGTTCTATCATATTCAATTTATCCATGGTTCCAAAATCGGGTATGCCGACATAACGGAAAGTGGAGGCCATCTTCTTTCGTTCCTGCTTGAACGACCGGTTAAAAAGGATGCGCGTTCACATGAAGAAATTTTAAATACGGCAAAAAGTTTTATGAATAAAGTGGGATACACTGATGTGAAGCTTTCCGAATCACGAGAAAATCATGAAGCATGGCATCTCGTATTTACAAGAGTGCATGGAGATGATGAAGCTTTAATTTACCCGGATAGTATTCAAGTGAAAATTGCGAAGGATAACGCGGAGATTTTAGGTGTCAATGCAATGGAATATATTCAGGAAGAAAAAATTAAAGAACAAAGCGAAGTACCGATAGATTGGGATAAATTTTTTGCTGATCATGTAGGTGTTGAACAAGTGCAAAAAATTTATACAGGCAATGGAAATCTGGAACTTCGTAAATGTTATGAGGTTATTGCAAGGCTCGACAATAAGACACAGGATACGTATCGTGTTGTAATCGATGCGGAAACACATGAAGTAATTAAAAATGAAAAAGTGTTTTAG
- the engA gene encoding ribosome biogenesis GTPase Der (EngA; essential Neisserial GTPase; synchronizes cellular events by interacting with multiple targets with tandem G-domains; overexpression in Escherichia coli suppresses rrmJ mutation; structural analysis of the Thermotoga maritima ortholog shows different nucleotide binding affinities in the two binding domains) — MTKPVIAIVGRPNVGKSTIFNRIVGERVSIVEDIPGVTRDRIYSSADWLAHEFNIIDTGGIEIGDEPFLEQIRQQAEIAIDEADVIIFMTNGREGVTAADEQVAKILYKTKKPVVLAINKIDNPDMRHMIYDFYSLGFGEPWPISGSHGLGLGDLLDECAKHFPQPDEEQYDDDTIKFSLIGRPNVGKSSLVNAFLGQDRVIVSEIQGTTRDAIDSPYSYDGQDYVIIDTAGMRKKGKVYESTEKYSVLRALRAIERSDVVLVVLNADEGIQEQDKKIAGYAHEAGKAVIIVVNKWDAIEKDEKTMNIFTEQIREHFLFLDYAPIVFVSAKTKQRVHNILPIIKRVSENHAMRIQSSILNEVIEDSIARNPAPTDKGRRLRIYYATQVAIKPPTFVVFVNEPEMMHFSYERFLENRIRETFDFEGTPIRLITRARD; from the coding sequence ATGACAAAACCAGTAATCGCCATCGTAGGACGTCCGAACGTAGGTAAATCGACAATTTTTAACAGAATTGTTGGAGAACGTGTATCGATCGTGGAAGATATCCCAGGTGTAACACGTGACCGTATTTATAGTTCGGCTGATTGGCTAGCACATGAATTTAATATTATCGACACTGGTGGTATTGAAATTGGAGACGAGCCGTTTTTAGAGCAAATTCGCCAACAAGCGGAAATTGCGATTGATGAGGCGGACGTTATTATTTTCATGACTAATGGACGTGAAGGTGTTACGGCTGCAGATGAGCAAGTAGCAAAAATTTTATATAAAACAAAAAAACCGGTTGTCTTGGCAATTAATAAAATCGACAACCCGGATATGCGTCATATGATTTATGACTTCTATTCATTAGGTTTCGGTGAGCCTTGGCCAATTTCAGGTTCGCACGGATTAGGCTTAGGGGATTTATTGGATGAATGTGCGAAACATTTCCCGCAGCCGGATGAAGAGCAATATGATGATGATACGATTAAATTCTCTTTAATCGGGCGTCCGAATGTTGGGAAATCTTCACTTGTGAATGCCTTTTTAGGTCAGGACCGCGTTATTGTAAGTGAAATTCAAGGGACAACTCGTGATGCAATCGACTCTCCGTACTCATATGATGGACAAGATTATGTCATTATTGATACAGCGGGTATGCGTAAAAAAGGGAAAGTCTATGAATCAACAGAAAAGTATTCGGTATTACGTGCACTGCGCGCAATCGAGCGTTCAGACGTTGTTTTAGTTGTTCTGAATGCAGATGAAGGCATTCAGGAACAGGATAAAAAAATCGCTGGCTATGCACATGAAGCTGGTAAAGCAGTCATTATTGTTGTAAACAAATGGGATGCGATTGAAAAAGACGAGAAAACGATGAATATCTTTACAGAACAAATTCGTGAGCATTTCCTGTTTTTAGATTATGCACCAATCGTGTTTGTATCTGCTAAAACAAAACAGCGTGTACACAATATTTTACCGATTATTAAGCGTGTTAGTGAAAACCACGCAATGCGTATTCAATCATCAATTTTAAATGAAGTAATTGAAGATTCGATCGCACGTAATCCTGCACCAACAGATAAAGGGCGTCGTTTACGTATTTACTACGCAACACAAGTGGCGATTAAACCACCGACATTCGTTGTATTCGTAAATGAACCGGAAATGATGCACTTCTCATACGAGCGCTTTTTAGAAAACCGTATCCGAGAGACTTTCGACTTTGAAGGAACTCCGATACGTTTAATTACACGTGCTCGTGACTAA
- a CDS encoding DNA-binding protein, translating into MNKTELVNSVAEAAGLSKKDASKAVEAVFDTIQDALAKGDKVQLIGFGNFEVRERAARKGRNPQTGKEIEIAASKVPAFKPGKALKDAVK; encoded by the coding sequence GTGAATAAAACAGAATTAGTAAACTCTGTTGCTGAAGCTGCAGGTCTTTCTAAAAAAGACGCTTCTAAAGCAGTTGAAGCTGTATTTGATACAATTCAAGATGCTCTTGCAAAGGGTGACAAAGTACAATTAATCGGTTTTGGTAACTTTGAAGTTCGTGAGCGTGCAGCACGTAAAGGTCGTAACCCACAAACGGGTAAGGAAATCGAAATTGCTGCTTCTAAAGTACCTGCTTTCAAGCCAGGTAAAGCACTTAAGGACGCTGTAAAATAA
- a CDS encoding stage IV sporulation protein B, translating into MSEHIFQQLAERTNGDLYIGVVGPVRVGKSTFVKKVMEGVILPNIENAEDRMRAMDELPQSSPGPTIMTAEPKFVPAQGTTVAFGESAIPFRVRMVDCVGYVIDGAKGYEDESGPKYVQTPWHNEAIAFQEAAKIGTDKVIRDHANIGIVVTTDGTVNGMSRAAVEKAEQQIIEQLTEIGKPFVIVLNSTTPHSTETLHLQNALAQKYDVPVIPTAIQHMQLNDVMLILQEALFEFNVNEIQVEKPDWLDVLDDTHHLNETLAFATAQLQDDAMKIRDVEAASQLLREIDFVESCTVENIDAGQGIATLRVNIHNDYYKEACTEWLEKPVDTKKEWLLFIKEASEAKAAQRRFRDAIEQAKEHGYGVTLPAMDEFDPSEPELIEQNNFYGVRMKAKAPSYHIIRIDMEAEFSPLIGSEFHSQHLLKDLQHAYEFDRQALWQTQLFGTPLHEVLTESIRFKMKSVPTHAKNRMRLMLERLINEGERGLITFII; encoded by the coding sequence ATTAGCGAGCATATTTTTCAGCAATTGGCAGAGCGTACGAATGGTGATCTTTATATCGGCGTTGTAGGACCGGTTAGGGTAGGGAAATCGACGTTTGTTAAAAAGGTAATGGAAGGCGTGATTTTACCTAATATCGAAAATGCCGAGGACCGCATGCGAGCGATGGATGAACTTCCTCAAAGCTCACCTGGACCTACAATTATGACGGCTGAGCCAAAGTTTGTCCCAGCACAGGGAACTACGGTTGCCTTTGGGGAAAGTGCAATACCGTTTCGCGTTAGAATGGTAGATTGTGTTGGCTATGTGATTGATGGCGCAAAAGGCTATGAAGATGAGTCAGGACCGAAGTATGTGCAAACACCTTGGCATAATGAAGCAATAGCGTTTCAAGAGGCTGCTAAAATCGGTACGGATAAAGTAATTCGGGATCATGCCAATATCGGGATTGTTGTGACAACAGATGGAACAGTAAACGGCATGTCACGAGCGGCTGTAGAAAAAGCGGAACAGCAAATTATTGAGCAGCTTACAGAGATTGGAAAGCCTTTCGTTATTGTTCTCAATAGTACGACACCGCATTCTACTGAAACACTACATTTACAGAATGCCCTGGCACAAAAATATGATGTTCCTGTTATTCCGACAGCCATTCAACATATGCAGTTGAACGATGTGATGCTTATTTTGCAAGAAGCGTTATTTGAGTTTAATGTGAATGAAATTCAAGTTGAAAAACCGGATTGGTTGGATGTTTTAGATGATACTCACCATTTAAATGAAACATTGGCATTTGCAACGGCGCAATTACAAGATGATGCAATGAAAATCCGTGATGTGGAAGCAGCAAGTCAACTGCTTCGCGAAATTGATTTTGTAGAAAGTTGTACCGTTGAAAATATTGATGCTGGACAGGGGATTGCGACATTACGTGTCAACATTCACAACGATTACTATAAGGAAGCGTGTACAGAATGGCTTGAAAAACCAGTCGATACAAAGAAAGAGTGGCTCCTATTTATTAAGGAAGCTTCAGAAGCAAAAGCGGCACAGCGAAGATTCCGCGATGCGATTGAACAAGCGAAGGAACACGGCTATGGTGTCACATTGCCTGCGATGGATGAATTTGATCCGAGCGAGCCGGAGCTGATTGAGCAAAACAATTTCTATGGTGTTCGTATGAAGGCGAAAGCTCCTTCTTATCATATTATTCGAATTGATATGGAAGCGGAATTCTCGCCGTTGATCGGATCTGAATTCCACAGTCAGCACCTGCTGAAAGACTTGCAGCATGCTTATGAATTTGACCGTCAGGCATTATGGCAAACACAATTATTCGGAACACCGCTCCATGAAGTATTGACGGAAAGTATTCGTTTCAAAATGAAAAGTGTTCCGACACATGCGAAAAACAGAATGCGCCTCATGCTGGAAAGATTAATAAATGAAGGCGAAAGAGGTTTAATCACGTTTATTATCTAA
- a CDS encoding type I GTP cyclohydrolase I FolE, whose protein sequence is MSNVDLNKIEEAVKMILEAVGEDVTREGLLDTPKRVSKMYAEMFSGLQEDPRDYFSTVFHEDHEELVLVKDIPFFSMCEHHLVPFYGTAHIAYIPKDGKVAGLSKLGRCLESVARRPQLQERITSTVADTIMEMLNPKGVYVVVEAEHMCMTMRGLKKPGAKTVTAVARGIYEQDVVKRNEVNTFIQMK, encoded by the coding sequence ATGTCAAATGTCGATTTAAATAAGATAGAAGAAGCAGTAAAGATGATTTTGGAAGCAGTTGGGGAAGATGTGACGCGTGAAGGATTACTGGATACACCAAAACGTGTTTCGAAAATGTATGCGGAAATGTTCAGCGGCTTACAAGAAGATCCGCGTGATTATTTCAGTACAGTGTTCCATGAAGATCATGAAGAACTAGTTTTAGTAAAAGATATTCCATTTTTTTCAATGTGTGAACATCATTTAGTTCCTTTTTACGGAACAGCCCATATTGCCTACATACCTAAAGACGGAAAAGTTGCAGGTTTAAGTAAACTTGGACGCTGCCTTGAATCAGTAGCACGCCGTCCACAACTTCAGGAACGTATTACTTCAACTGTAGCGGATACAATTATGGAAATGCTGAATCCAAAAGGCGTTTATGTTGTAGTGGAAGCGGAACATATGTGTATGACGATGCGCGGATTAAAAAAACCGGGCGCTAAAACAGTTACGGCTGTAGCGCGAGGTATTTATGAACAGGATGTAGTAAAGCGCAATGAAGTGAATACATTCATCCAAATGAAATAA
- a CDS encoding glycosyltransferase, whose translation MELKIGTQLTLEPTYTERVEKFKCRVVDRQDNMIFIDYPINTATKKIAFLIDGAQFRATFSTEKKESYCFNTEVLGRKGGNVQMILLACPPAEEFIKIQRREYVRVETPVDIAIEHEGQKFQLAAEDISAGGSLIHIKSPVNFTEGDTVKAFVVLPFINGEIRYVETDARVVNVFNRNEMMMASLNFTDTDDYDKQQIVRFCFERQVMIRKKEMNEL comes from the coding sequence ATGGAACTAAAAATTGGAACGCAACTAACGCTGGAGCCAACCTATACGGAAAGGGTCGAAAAATTTAAATGTCGTGTTGTCGATCGACAGGACAATATGATTTTTATCGATTATCCAATTAATACGGCAACTAAAAAAATTGCTTTTTTAATTGATGGCGCACAATTCCGTGCAACATTCAGTACGGAAAAAAAAGAAAGCTACTGTTTTAATACGGAAGTTTTAGGACGTAAAGGCGGCAATGTTCAGATGATACTGCTTGCATGTCCACCTGCTGAAGAATTTATTAAAATTCAGCGTCGCGAATATGTTCGTGTGGAAACACCTGTAGATATTGCAATTGAACATGAAGGACAGAAATTTCAGCTTGCAGCTGAAGACATTAGCGCTGGAGGGTCATTGATTCATATTAAGTCACCGGTCAATTTTACTGAAGGTGATACAGTCAAGGCTTTTGTCGTCCTGCCATTTATAAATGGTGAAATTCGATATGTAGAAACAGATGCGAGAGTAGTGAACGTGTTCAATCGTAATGAAATGATGATGGCTTCATTGAATTTCACGGATACGGATGATTATGATAAGCAGCAAATTGTCCGTTTTTGCTTCGAACGACAAGTAATGATCCGCAAGAAAGAAATGAATGAATTATAA
- a CDS encoding cytidylate kinase produces MMKKIQIAIDGPAGAGKSTIAKIVAEALRFTYIDTGAMYRAVTYKAMKENIQLHDAEAIEKMLQQTAITLQPSEQGQLVFVDGQDVSQAIRSNEVTANVSEVAAHANIREILVAMQQKLAADGGVVMDGRDIATHVLKDAELKIYMSATVEERAHRRFLDNERRGIPSTIESLQKEIALRDKLDSEREASPLIQAEDALFLDTTNLSIDEAAQEILKLAQQKMQ; encoded by the coding sequence ATGATGAAAAAAATTCAAATTGCAATTGATGGTCCTGCAGGTGCGGGGAAAAGTACCATTGCAAAAATTGTAGCCGAAGCACTTCGATTTACATATATCGACACAGGTGCAATGTATCGGGCAGTGACGTATAAAGCGATGAAAGAAAACATACAATTACATGACGCAGAAGCGATTGAAAAAATGCTGCAGCAAACGGCGATTACATTACAACCGTCTGAGCAGGGACAACTCGTTTTTGTGGATGGACAAGATGTGTCACAGGCTATACGTTCAAATGAAGTTACAGCAAATGTTTCAGAAGTTGCGGCACACGCGAATATTCGTGAAATTCTCGTAGCGATGCAGCAAAAGCTGGCTGCTGATGGCGGCGTTGTAATGGATGGACGAGATATTGCGACACATGTACTTAAAGATGCAGAGCTTAAAATCTACATGTCTGCAACAGTTGAGGAACGTGCACATCGACGCTTCCTTGATAATGAACGCCGCGGTATTCCTTCAACAATCGAATCATTACAGAAGGAAATTGCTTTACGGGACAAGCTTGATAGTGAACGTGAAGCCTCACCGCTCATCCAAGCAGAAGATGCTTTATTTTTAGATACGACGAATTTATCAATTGATGAAGCGGCACAGGAAATTTTGAAATTAGCGCAGCAAAAAATGCAGTAA
- a CDS encoding peptidase codes for MFILLSAAIAPGLALLSYFYLRNEMDTEPRRTLMHSFIYGGVITFPVLFIQFVIKEEQTFSNPFFINAVFTSSIEEFVKWLIILAVILRHIEFDDPYDGILYGAAVSLGFATVENVLYLLSFGIDQAFMRALLPVSSHALFGVVMGYYYGKGKFSSEEIQKRYIALALFAPVGLHIIYNSILMLEEYFLYAMLPFMLFLWTFALRKVKQAHEHLIEHLSRFNG; via the coding sequence ATGTTTATACTTTTATCAGCAGCGATTGCGCCGGGTTTAGCCCTTTTAAGCTACTTTTATTTACGCAATGAGATGGATACCGAGCCACGGCGTACATTAATGCATTCCTTCATATATGGCGGGGTTATTACATTCCCCGTTTTATTTATACAGTTCGTTATAAAAGAAGAACAGACATTTTCGAATCCATTCTTTATCAATGCCGTATTTACCAGTTCGATAGAAGAATTTGTGAAATGGCTCATTATTCTTGCCGTAATCTTACGCCATATTGAGTTTGATGATCCTTATGACGGTATTTTGTATGGGGCAGCTGTTTCATTAGGCTTTGCTACTGTGGAAAACGTTCTCTACTTACTATCTTTCGGAATAGATCAAGCTTTTATGCGTGCGTTATTGCCGGTATCGAGTCATGCACTGTTCGGTGTAGTCATGGGTTACTATTACGGAAAAGGGAAGTTTTCAAGTGAAGAAATACAGAAGAGGTATATCGCCCTTGCACTCTTTGCACCTGTTGGACTTCATATTATCTATAATTCGATATTAATGTTAGAAGAATACTTTTTGTATGCGATGCTGCCGTTTATGCTGTTCTTATGGACATTTGCTCTGCGCAAAGTAAAGCAGGCACACGAACATCTAATTGAACATTTATCCCGCTTTAACGGGTAG
- the gpsA gene encoding glycerol-3-phosphate dehydrogenase (catalyzes the NAD(P)H-dependent reduction of glycerol 3-phosphate to glycerone phosphate), producing the protein MENVVVLGAGSWGTALAVVLAENGHNTLIWSHREDQASEINEQHTNKKYLPNTILPSNLKATSNLEEAAQHGSTIVMAVPTKGIREVCGNISEYLTEKALFVHVSKGIEPDTLMRISELMKESLAENAVSDIVVLSGPSHAEEVVLKHPTTVTAACENLEAAEKVQDLFMNQYLRVYTNDDVIGVEIGGALKNVIALAAGMTDGLDFGDNAKAALITRGLAEITRLGVKMGGNPFTFAGLTGMGDLIVTCTSVHSRNWRAGNMLGKGMKLEQVLDEMGMVVEGVRTTKATYQLSKKYDVSMPITSALYDVLFNNMEPRALVESLMLRTKKSEIDEMS; encoded by the coding sequence ATGGAAAATGTAGTAGTTTTAGGAGCCGGTTCCTGGGGAACGGCACTGGCCGTTGTTTTAGCTGAAAACGGCCATAATACGTTAATTTGGTCGCATCGCGAAGATCAGGCATCTGAGATTAATGAACAGCATACAAATAAAAAATATTTGCCGAATACGATATTGCCAAGTAATTTAAAGGCGACTTCAAATTTAGAAGAGGCAGCGCAACACGGTTCTACGATTGTTATGGCAGTACCGACAAAAGGGATTCGCGAAGTTTGCGGCAACATTTCGGAGTATTTAACTGAAAAAGCATTATTTGTCCATGTATCTAAAGGGATTGAGCCGGATACATTAATGCGTATCTCAGAGCTGATGAAAGAAAGCCTTGCTGAAAATGCGGTAAGTGATATCGTTGTTTTATCTGGTCCTTCTCACGCGGAGGAAGTCGTTTTGAAACACCCGACTACGGTAACTGCTGCTTGCGAAAACTTAGAAGCTGCAGAAAAAGTGCAGGATCTATTTATGAATCAATATTTGCGTGTTTACACGAATGATGATGTAATTGGTGTTGAAATTGGCGGGGCACTTAAAAATGTTATTGCGCTTGCTGCAGGGATGACGGATGGACTTGATTTCGGTGATAACGCAAAGGCTGCCCTGATTACACGCGGTCTCGCAGAAATTACGCGGCTAGGTGTTAAAATGGGGGGCAACCCATTTACGTTTGCTGGACTGACTGGGATGGGCGATTTAATTGTTACATGTACAAGTGTCCATTCCCGAAACTGGCGCGCAGGCAATATGCTCGGAAAAGGAATGAAGCTTGAGCAAGTACTGGATGAGATGGGAATGGTTGTCGAAGGTGTACGGACAACGAAGGCGACATATCAGCTCTCAAAAAAATACGATGTTTCTATGCCAATTACATCAGCGCTATATGATGTGCTGTTCAATAATATGGAACCGAGAGCATTGGTTGAATCATTAATGCTGCGGACGAAAAAAAGCGAAATTGATGAGATGAGCTGA
- a CDS encoding spore cortex-lytic enzyme, with amino-acid sequence MKKIVLFVFIISSSFVSHTFAFSGQDVQRGAFGDDVIELQARLQYLSYYNGKIDGKFGYGTYWALRNFQEQYGLPVDGIAGRSTKEKLENNSDFDKAWVHKQINAGNSFTYYGGIALENQVKKGGNGGTSANNTTSMQLPPGYTEQDLQILANAVYGEARGEPYEGQVAVAAVILNRLESPEFPDTISEIIFQPLAFTAVADGQIWLTPNERAKQAVLDAINGWDPSENALYYFNPVTATSKWIWSRPQIKQIGEHIFCL; translated from the coding sequence GTGAAAAAAATCGTCTTGTTCGTATTCATTATATCAAGTAGTTTTGTAAGTCATACATTTGCATTTTCAGGTCAGGATGTGCAACGGGGTGCATTTGGTGACGATGTAATCGAGTTACAGGCACGACTTCAATATTTAAGTTACTATAATGGAAAAATTGACGGGAAATTTGGTTACGGAACGTATTGGGCGCTTCGTAATTTTCAGGAGCAGTACGGGCTACCTGTAGACGGAATTGCCGGAAGGTCGACGAAGGAAAAGCTTGAAAATAATTCGGATTTTGATAAAGCATGGGTTCATAAACAAATCAATGCAGGGAACAGCTTTACGTATTACGGCGGAATAGCATTGGAAAACCAGGTGAAAAAAGGCGGAAATGGCGGTACAAGTGCAAATAATACAACCTCCATGCAGCTGCCGCCAGGCTATACAGAACAGGACTTGCAAATTTTAGCGAATGCAGTGTATGGGGAAGCGCGAGGCGAGCCGTATGAAGGACAAGTTGCTGTTGCAGCTGTAATTTTGAATCGTTTGGAATCCCCTGAATTTCCTGATACGATTTCGGAAATTATTTTCCAGCCGTTAGCTTTCACAGCGGTTGCGGACGGTCAGATTTGGCTTACTCCAAATGAACGTGCCAAACAGGCAGTACTGGATGCGATCAACGGCTGGGACCCATCCGAGAATGCATTGTATTATTTTAATCCTGTTACAGCGACGAGTAAATGGATTTGGTCGAGACCTCAAATCAAACAAATTGGTGAGCATATTTTCTGCTTATAG
- a CDS encoding 30S ribosomal protein S1: MSEEMNLGSNQKFQEGDIVKGVAEQVEEKSVTVSVEGAPFDGIIPISELSSLHIEKASDIVSVGDQLELMITKVEEENFVLSKRKVDALHAWDDLKAKFESGEVFEAEVKDVVKGGLVVDLGVRGFVPASLVEDYFVEDFEDYKGKTLRLKITELDKEKGRLILSHRAVLDEEKASKKQQVIQNIHQGDMLEGTVQRLAKFGAFIDLGGIDGLVHISQVAHEHVEDISTVLQEGQSVTVKVLSVDIPNERVSLSIKDTLPGPWTDIEEKASKGAILTGTVKRLVTFGAFVEVFPGVEGLVHISQISHKHITTPHEVLKDGQEVEVKVLEVNEAEKRLALSIKALQEDSASDEDFDYELPEENKGFSFSDVIGDQLKGFKK, from the coding sequence ATGTCTGAGGAAATGAATTTAGGGTCAAACCAAAAATTTCAAGAAGGAGATATTGTGAAAGGTGTTGCTGAACAGGTTGAAGAGAAGTCAGTAACGGTTTCGGTCGAGGGGGCACCATTCGACGGGATTATACCTATTAGCGAACTTTCAAGCTTACACATTGAAAAAGCTTCTGATATAGTTTCAGTTGGCGATCAGCTAGAGCTTATGATTACGAAAGTTGAAGAAGAGAATTTTGTATTATCGAAACGCAAAGTAGATGCACTACATGCGTGGGATGATTTAAAAGCGAAATTCGAATCTGGTGAAGTATTCGAAGCAGAAGTGAAAGATGTAGTGAAAGGCGGACTTGTCGTCGATTTAGGCGTACGCGGTTTCGTTCCGGCTTCACTCGTTGAAGATTATTTTGTCGAAGATTTTGAGGATTACAAAGGCAAAACATTACGTTTAAAAATTACAGAGTTAGATAAAGAAAAAGGCAGACTCATTTTATCTCATCGTGCAGTACTGGATGAAGAAAAAGCGTCGAAAAAGCAACAAGTGATTCAAAACATCCATCAGGGTGATATGCTTGAAGGTACAGTTCAGCGCTTGGCAAAATTCGGTGCGTTCATTGATTTGGGTGGCATTGATGGATTAGTCCATATTTCACAAGTAGCGCATGAACATGTTGAAGATATTTCGACGGTATTACAGGAAGGACAATCCGTAACTGTAAAAGTGCTTTCAGTGGATATTCCGAATGAACGTGTTTCATTATCGATCAAAGATACGTTGCCTGGTCCTTGGACAGACATTGAAGAGAAGGCTTCAAAAGGCGCAATTTTAACAGGTACTGTAAAACGTCTTGTTACATTCGGCGCGTTTGTAGAAGTATTCCCTGGAGTAGAAGGACTTGTCCATATTTCTCAAATTTCCCACAAGCATATTACGACACCACATGAAGTTTTAAAAGACGGTCAAGAGGTGGAAGTAAAAGTACTTGAGGTAAATGAGGCGGAAAAACGACTTGCACTGAGCATTAAAGCATTGCAGGAAGATTCAGCGAGTGACGAGGATTTCGATTATGAACTGCCGGAAGAAAATAAAGGCTTCTCATTCAGCGATGTCATCGGTGATCAGCTAAAAGGATTTAAAAAATAA
- a CDS encoding protein MtrB: MGQSEYIIIEAEEDGVHVIGLTRGTDTKFHHSEKLDAGEVMIAQFTEHTSAMKIRGKAKIHSAHGTVQSKK; the protein is encoded by the coding sequence ATGGGACAATCAGAATATATTATTATCGAAGCAGAAGAAGATGGTGTACATGTTATTGGTTTAACACGCGGGACAGATACTAAATTCCACCATTCAGAAAAGCTGGATGCTGGTGAAGTTATGATCGCCCAGTTTACTGAACATACATCGGCAATGAAAATTCGCGGTAAAGCTAAAATTCACTCTGCACACGGTACGGTTCAAAGTAAAAAATAG